In one Bactrocera tryoni isolate S06 chromosome 5, CSIRO_BtryS06_freeze2, whole genome shotgun sequence genomic region, the following are encoded:
- the LOC120776557 gene encoding uncharacterized protein LOC120776557: MFLKDLIPYAKLDSFKEELLKQRNFVNLGLFTWIVGMLLMCIIFMSLMIVKVASTAEYYQNQTAALRTRNIQSYNPTSGDTVLPTVVQIDGQEVQLRTELPATHALQPRTRPLRTPNHIKVDGLEEMRAQAHLQQQQQLQQYQQQQIQHEQEEKLHASKSTETAYLLERADVGVGGEAAGGGSSVYEQPIYGTWRTKARRTQPLPLVGATTSGGGDAFVMGGGEERLNGFDSDYRTTANIAAGRQRQSMHLYEQLPRRSSTMTPVRSDLRDQIPRPPRLTSRQPSMLLSRRQYIDIPINSTFANEQKPKPFHFPHEGPLPQEFKKAEEERGDVRNIQDILHQLQLGGGPSKVPPMVMMPTGLHIAGSLRNLKSSGIANFFRGKRNKKQMQFSIPMPIPVNMQMMKPFPPPIMNMMPHAPYQQRIAMDQIYPFKPRSPNDINLLALQLQSNLSKNKKKNKQKPLNSNANMLLQQFSNQRPFATDPYMAGYQPLLEISDAQRAKMTRVPLKVNLDIYPMLPPSRDFKPSAFTYDEVKVSSSTRRPHAVRNPFLDHYSIPVIPSTAAYGFNHAYEQQAFAPFRFPSSAQPHLPPHMPQSNNMQISFPDQVSKSQFQTPFMPVDISPHMSSSAGLSGSGPSNGFKGNQNEIMVHLNLFPKQKQNALPAPLAPTSNNPFYNPSQNINRNIIMEEGESLSPIEPRHQSRNTNSTNSPEQQISRSDSSEPEALVDFEHPIVAEEVTDLPHAEALVSNKLDVAENATHYDRVAAHSSFQRRSDSASVEQLASEAQAASLFRFPVEDLIKFQVDDAL, from the exons ATGTTTCTGAAGGATCTGATACCGTACGCAAAATTGGATTCTTTCAAAGAGGAATTGCTGAAGCAGCGTAATTTTGTGAATTTGGGACTTTTCACTTGGATTGTCGGCATGTTACTGATGTGCATTATTTTT ATGTCCTTGATGATAGTGAAGGTCGCATCCACCGCCGAATATTATCAGAATCAAACCGCAGCGCTGCGCACGCGCAACATACAGAGCTACAATCCAACGAGCGGCGACACAGTACTGCCCACTGTGGTGCAGATCGATGGTCAGGAGGTGCAGCTGCGCACCGAGTTGCCAGCAACACATGCGCTGCAGCCGCGTACGCGACCGCTGAGAACACCGAATCACATCAAAGTGGACGGCTTGGAGGAGATGCGCGCACAGGCGCActtacagcaacagcaacaactacaacaataccaacagcaacaaatccAGCATGAGCAAGAGGAAAAGTTGCATGCTAGCAAAAGCACCGAAACGGCTTATTTACTAGAGCGTGCCGATGTTGGCGTTGGTGGTGAGGCTGCTGGTGGCGGCAGTTCGGTGTATGAACAGCCGATTTATGGAACATGGCGCACGAAAGCGAGACGAACACAACCGCTGCCGTTAGTGGGCGCCACAACCAGCGGTGGTGGCGATGCATTCGTCATGGGTGGTGGTGAGGAGCGGCTCAACGGCTTTGACAGTGATTATCGTACAACCGCGAATATTGCAGCCGGACGTCAGCGGCAGTCCATGCATCTGTACGAACAATTGCCACGACGTTCATCAACAATGACACCGGTGCGAAGCGATCTGCGTGACCAGATACCCCGCCCACCGCGACTCACCTCACGTCAACCATCCATGTTGCTTAGCAGGCGACAGTACATTGATATACCGATCAATTCGACGTTTGCAAACGAGCAAAAGCCCAAGCCCTTCCACTTTCCCCATGAAGGTCCGTTGCCGCAAGAGTTTAAGAAGGCTGAAGAAGAGCGTGGCGACGTAAGAAACATACAAGATATACTGCATCAATTGCAGTTGGGTGGTGGACCGAGTAAAGTGCCACCAATGGTGATGATGCCCACTGGCTTGCATATCGCGGGCTCATTGAGAAATCTCAAGTCCAGTGGCATCGCCAATTTTTTCCGCGGCAAACGGAATAAGAAGCAAATGCAGTTTAGCATACCCATGCCAATACCGGTGAATATGCAAATGATGAAACCTTTTCCGCCACCAATCATGAACATGATGCCACATGCGCCGTATCAGCAGCGCATTGCTATGGATCAGATTTATCCCTTCAAACCACGTTCGCCGAACGACATCAATCTGCTGGCCCTGCAACTTCAGAGCAAtctttcgaaaaataaaaagaagaacaaACAGAAACCCTTGAACTCAAACGCCAATATGTTGTTACAGCAATTCAGCAATCAGCGACCATTCGCCACAGATCCGTACATGGCTGGCTATCAGCCACTGTTAGAGATTAGTGACGCGCAGCGTGCGAAAATGACACGAGTACCACTCAAAGTCAACCTGGATATCTACCCGATGTTACCGCCCTCAAGAGATTTCAAACCCTCTGCCTTCACCTATGATGAAGTGAAAGTGTCTTCATCCACTCGCAGGCCACATGCGGTTCGCAATCCGTTTCTCGACCACTACTCCATTCCTGTAATCCCGTCTACGGCTGCCTACGGCTTCAACCACGCATATGAACAACAGGCTTTTGCTCCCTTCCGATTCCCTTCGTCTGCACAACCCCACCTACCACCTCACATGCCGCAATCGAACAACATGCAAATTAGTTTTCCTGACCAAGTTTCAAAGTCACAATTCCAAACACCCTTCATGCCGGTCGATATTTCACCACACATGTCTAGCTCTGCTGGCCTGAGTGGCAGCGGTCCGTCGAATGGCTTTAAAGGTAATCAGAATGAAATAATGGTTCATCTCAATCTTTTccccaaacaaaaacaaaatgcactACCAGCACCACTGGCGCCCACATCCAATAACCCATTTTATAATCCATCACAAAATATAAATCGGAATATAATTATGGAGGAAGGAGAGTCTCTGTCACCGATTGAGCCGCGCCATCAGTCGCGTAACACAAATTCAACAAATTCACCGGAACAGCAAATCTCGCGGAGTGACAGCTCTGAACCGGAGGCTCTAGTCGACTTTGAACATCCGATTGTGGCCGAGGAGGTCACCGATCTGCCGCATGCCGAGGCTTTGGTGAGCAACAAACTGGACGTGGCGGAGAATGCTACACATTACGATCGCGTCGCAGCACACAGCAGCTTCCAACGTCGCAGCGATTCGGCGAGTGTTGAACAGCTGGCGTCCGAAGCTCAAGCTGCCTCACTATTCCGCTTCCCAGTGGAGGACTTGATCAAGTTTCAAGTCGACGACGCGTTGTAA